One genomic window of Salvia miltiorrhiza cultivar Shanhuang (shh) chromosome 4, IMPLAD_Smil_shh, whole genome shotgun sequence includes the following:
- the LOC131021467 gene encoding putative E3 ubiquitin-protein ligase LIN produces the protein MLSITNNNKSSSTTTTTTAPMSAAEILSHTALFLSETVSQPELRRQLHSTFLERVPTALAKPLGFASQTVETAICSSSPSVRASSLRLAEKLLSSNPANPFSSFLLSLVHHISHRALDAALSLLDVFEAEPSLSRLEIAPFLFQELFLVHFAQILEWYDRQRSNILDSGNAQSILSEMNGGQASALKDLERDYEVLLEDNCRIFAQYMKQVLRSREEVIFPPAILLFRRGESEDGGDQHHIRNQGFESPNRRYNPIWCELEDRSFESKTTDSKRLSKFPSLCPVRVSAEVLMNQIPSRQNDDSQTQDKENIQKPALFDSTKKQQQSRKLSDRRCVDDSSMEEASSCNAPKDFVCPITTRIFEDPVTLETGQTYEREAIQEWVERGNSTCPITRHKLHSSDLPKTNYVLKRLIASWRERNPFPSVSPKSVITTADGAIAADLRLAIADVCTSEVLREAEAAVLRIGRCWREGALEQHQMLAMLAKPPVINGFVEMLLNSVDEQVLRATVFLLSELGWRDDNVVQTLTRVDSDVESIIQLLKKGVVEAVVLVYLLRPSATSLVEMELPGYLLDTLNSDEEVEYKMFMEPKAAAVLLLARILGQLQGSGAQIVRSIVSTGAIDKIVEALQTEQRVGAVSILLRCILEDGKCRNIVARKAELASLLEILFQLSDGERLQVIHFFSELVKLNRRNLNEKILRTLKDEGTFSTMHTLLIYLQNALPDQSPIVAGLLLQLDLLEEPRKMSIYREEAIDALLSCLRNSESPAAQISAAETILSLQGRFSYSGKSLSRAILLKRAGLERSYVAFMRRDQRRHNISSNAQDTMEDEKAAEEWERKVAFYLVSHEFGLVFEGLAQGLRSNNEELNSVCFMAATWLIYMLSILPDTGIRGAARVCLLDHFVSIFKSDKNIEERALSMLGLNSFINHTEGLQDLAGHTKDILKGLRELKKSSAMAFEMLKVFSQEHDNSADIWSHQELSQEDCSNNGEVLAVTCFKGKLFSGHSDGTIKVWSARGSELCLVQEIREHTKPVTSLTVLQSTEKLYSGSVDRTVRIWSILEEGIYCEQVEEVKDQINNLVVATNIACFIPQGAGVKLHSWNGTSKLLNQHKHAKCLALVQGKLYCGCHDSSIQEIDLVTGTLGNIQTGTKKLIGKANPVYALQVHDGLLYAAGPSLDGANVKIWSTSNYSLVGSLPSTLDVRTMAVSSELVYLGSKVGSVEVWCRKKLNRVETLQTNLTSKIICMALDTNQDMLVIGTSDGRIQTWGLS, from the exons ATGTTAAGTATAACCAACAACAACAAGTCCtcttccaccaccaccaccaccaccgcaccAATGTCCGCCGCCGAAATCCTCTCGCACACGGCCCTCTTCCTCTCGGAAACCGTATCCCAACCCGAGCTCCGCCGCCAGCTCCACTCCACCTTCCTGGAGAGAGTCCCCACCGCACTCGCAAAGCCACTCGGCTTCGCCTCCCAAACCGTGGAGACGGCCATTTGCAGCAGCAGCCCCTCCGTCCGCGCGTCGTCCCTCCGCCTCGCCGAGAAGCTCCTCTCATCCAACCCGGCCAACCCCTTCTCCTCCTTCCTGCTCTCCCTCGTCCACCACATCTCCCACCGCGCACTCGACGCCGCGCTCAGCCTGCTCGACGTCTTCGAAGCCGAGCCGTCCCTGTCCCGCCTCGAGATCGCGCCGTTTCTCTTTCAGGAGCTCTTTCTCGTCCATTTCGCTCAGATTCTCGAATGGTACGACCGCCAGAGATCCAACATCCTCGATTCCGGCAACGCCCAATCCATCTTGTCGGAGATGAACGGCGGGCAGGCTTCGGCGCTCAAGGATTTGGAGAGGGACTACGAGGTTTTGCTGGAAGACAACTGCAGGATTTTCGCACAGTATATGAAGCAAGTGCTGCGAAGCCGAGAGGAAGTGATTTTCCCACCTGCGATACTACTGTTTCGCAGAGGTGAAAGTGAGGATGGTGGCGATCAACATCATATCAGAAACCAAGGATTCGAGTCGCCAAACAGACGGTATAAT CCAATATGGTGTGAATTAGAAGACAGATCATTCGAATCAAAGACGACAGATTCCAAGAGACTCTCCAAGTTCCCATCCCTCTGCCCAGTCAGAGTATCTGCCGAGGTCCTGATGAATCAAATCCCATCTCGCCAAAATGATGATTCCCAAACCCAAGATAAG GAAAACATCCAGAAACCGGCATTGTTTGACTCCACAaagaagcagcagcagagcAGAAAACTAAGCGATCGACG TTGCGTGGATGATTCTTCAATGGAAGAAGCAAGCAGTTGCAATGCCCCAAAAGACTTCGTGTGCCCCATCACGACGCGCATATTCGAGGATCCCGTGACGCTGGAGACAGGGCAGACCTACGAGAGAGAGGCCATTCAAGAATGGGTCGAAAGAGGAAACTCGACATGCCCCATCACGCGCCACAAGCTGCACAGCTCCGACCTGCCCAAGACCAACTACGTGCTCAAGCGCCTCATCGCCAGCTGGCGGGAGCGCAACCCCTTCCCTTCCGTCTCGCCCAAGAGCGTCATCACCACCGCCGACGGCGCCATCGCGGCCGACCTCAGGCTCGCCATCGCGGACGTCTGCACCTCCGAGGTGCTGCGTGAGGCCGAGGCCGCGGTGCTCAGGATCGGGCGCTGCTGGAGGGAGGGGGCCCTCGAGCAGCACCAGATGCTGGCCATGCTCGCCAAGCCGCCCGTCATCAACGGCTTCGTGGAGATGCTGCTCAACTCTGTGGACGAGCAGGTGCTGAGAGCCACCGTGTTCCTTCTGAGTGAGCTCGGGTGGCGAGACGACAATGTGGTGCAGACGCTGACGAGAGTGGACTCGGACGTGGAGAGCATTATCCAGTTGTTGAAGAAGGGCGTGGTTGAGGCTGTTGTGCTGGTGTACCTGTTGAGGCCGTCGGCGACGAGCCTCGTGGAGATGGAGCTGCCGGGATATCTGCTGGATACGCTCAACAGTGATGAGGAGGTTGAATATAAAATGTTTATGGAACCCAAAGCAGCTGCAGTGCTTCTGCTGGCGCGCATTCTTGGTCAATTGCAAGGCAGTGGTGCACAGATAGTTAGGAGCATTGTTTCCACCGGAGCAATAGACAAAATCGTGGAAGCTTTACAGACTGAGCAAAGGGTTGGTGCTGTTAGTATTTTGCTGAGATGCATTTTGGAGGATGGCAAGTGCAGGAACATAGTAGCTCGCAAAGCGGAGTTAGCTTCTCTCTTGGAAATTCTCTTTCAGCTCAGTGATGGAGAACGCCTGCAGGTCATCCATTTCTTTTCCGAGCTAGTTAAGTTGAACAG GAGGAATTTGAATGAGAAAATCTTGCGCACCTTAAAAGATGAGGGTACGTTCAGCACAATGCACACCCTTCTTATATACCTACAAAATGCCCTCCCGGATCAGTCTCCGATTGTGGCCGGACTTCTTCTGCAACTCGATCTTCTG GAGGAGCCAAGAAAGATGAGCATATACCGAGAAGAGGCTATAGATGCTCTTCTTTCTTGTCTGAGAAACTCAGAATCCCCAGCTGCACAAATCTCTGCTGCAGAGACAATATTGTCCCTGCAAGGAAGGTTCTCTTATTCAGGAAAGTCTCTTTCCAGAGCCATTCTCCTCAAACGCGCAGGCCTCGAGAGGAGCTATGTAGCATTCATGCGAAGGGATCAACGTCGCCACAACATATCTTCTAATGCCCAAGACACCATG GAAGATGAGAAAGCTGCTGAAGAGTGGGAAAGAAAAGTGGCTTTTTACCTTGTGAGCCATGAGTTCGGCCTAGTGTTTGAGGGTCTCGCACAAGGCCTGAGAAGCAACAACGAGGAGTTGAACTCGGTGTGCTTCATGGCTGCGACATGGCTGATATACATGCTCTCGATTCTCCCGGATACAGGGATAAGAGGAGCAGCACGCGTGTGTCTGCTCGACCACTTCGTCTCCATCTTCAAATCGGACAAGAATATCGAAGAAAGGGCACTCTCCATGCTTGGCCTCAACAGTTTCATCAATCACACCG AAGGGTTGCAAGATCTAGCAGGTCATACCAAAGACATTCTGAAAGGACTGAGGGAGCTCAAGAAATCCTCTGCCATGGCGTTTGAGATGCTCAAAGTCTTCTCACAAGAGCACGACAACAGCGCC GATATTTGGAGTCATCAAGAATTGAGTCAAGAAGATTGCTCTAATAACGGAGAAGTTCTTGCAGTAACATGCTTCAAAGGAAAACTTTTCTCCGGCCACTCAGATGGAACTATAAAG GTTTGGAGTGCTAGAGGTTCGGAGCTATGTCTCGTGCAAGAAATCCGCGAGCACACGAAGCCGGTTACTAGCTTGACAGTGCTGCAATCAACAGAGAAACTCTACAGCGGTTCAGTTGACAGGACTGTGAGG ATTTGGTCCATATTGGAGGAAGGAATTTACTGTGAACAAGTCGAGGAGGTTAAGGATCAAATAAACAACCTCGTAGTTGCTACTAACATTGCATGCTTCATTCCTCAAGGAGCCGGCGTCAAG CTACACTCGTGGAATGGAACCTCCAAACTACTAAATCAACACAAGCACGCGAAATGTTTGGCTCTGGTACAAGGAAAACTCTACTGTGGATGTCACGATAGCAGCATTCAG GAAATCGACTTAGTCACAGGAACGCTAGGAAACATACAGACCGGCACCAAGAAACTCATAGGGAAAGCAAACCCTGTTTACGCTCTCCAAGTTCACGATGGACTGCTATATGCAGCAGGCCCTTCGCTCGATGGAGCAAATGTGAAG ATATGGAGCACATCAAACTATAGCTTGGTCGGATCATTGCCATCGACGTTGGATGTACGGACCATGGCCGTAAGCTCGGAGCTGGTGTATCTCGGATCCAAAGTTGGAAGCGTCGAGGTTTGGTGCAGAAAAAAGCTTAACAGAGTAGAAACGCTTCAAACAAATCTCACCAGCAAAATCATTTGCATGGCCCTTGATACCAATCAGGATATGTTAGTCATTGGAACCTCTGATGGCAGAATTCAG ACATGGGGGCTGAGCTAG
- the LOC131021468 gene encoding uncharacterized protein LOC131021468 isoform X1 has translation MCADREMGSREKDPAAPHQPLLSSLVVRPADSAAGAAAAAATGGATGSDYEPGEVRRDPPPHSRSDRHEGHGYRMRAGSVSPVRRRDAHHRSSPGFETFGGSSRGRGFRNERQPGRYRDYSPPYARGKDGGRFPGRGYDQSARGPGGPEPLRVEGVPRNNPNVRPREGDWYCPDPLCKNLNFARREHCNNCNRPRYALSGSPRRGGYLCPPFPPHERVPPPLLDHSPVRNMNGGYRSPPRGWPREASRDFRASGPLGRNEVRFPDPLMRGERLNFLEDDPRDRFGYYDRPPLPEWDHRDRGRDNFFHERRGGYGGRFLSPPPPSTVPPRGWASQIRDRSRSPVRGGPQAKGYPRDMHMNRRRDDRRALGRDAF, from the exons ATGTGCGCTGACAGAGAAATGGGTTCGCGAGAGAAGGATCCGGCCGCGCCCCACCAGCCACTCTTGAGCAGCCTTGTCGTACGTCCCGCCGATAGTGCTGCAGGTGCAGCCGCTGCCGCTGCCACAGGTGGAGCCACCGGCAGCGATTACGAGCCCGGCGAAGTTCGCCGCGATCCGCCTCCTCACTCTCGCTCTGATCGGCACGAGGGCCATG GATATAGAATGCGTGCAGGTTCTGTTTCTCCTGTCCGTCGTAGGGATGCTCATCATCGTTCTAGTCCAGGTTTTGAAACCTTTGGTGGTTCATCAAGGGGTCGTGGTTTCAGGAATGAGAGACAACCTGGTCGATATCGTGACTACTCACCCCCATATGCCCGTGGGAAGGATGGAGGTCGGTTTCCTGGTAGAGGTTATGATCAGTCTGCACGTGGGCCTGGAGGTCCTGAACCATTAAGAGTCGAAGGTGTGCCTAGAAATAATCCTAATGTACGACCAAGAGAAGGAGATTGGTATTGCCCAGATCCCTT AtgtaaaaatttgaatttcgcAAGGCGTGAGCATTGCAACAACTGCAACAGGCCCCGTTATGCTTTGTCTGGAAGTCCTAGGAGAGGAGGGTATTTGTGTCCCCCATTCCCCCCACACGAACGCGTTCCACCTCCTCTATTAGATCACTCTCCTGTAAGGAATATGAATGGTGGCTACAGGTCTCCCCCTCGTGGTTGGCCGAGAGAAGCTAGCAGAGACTTTAGAGCTTCTGGACCACTGGGAAGAAATGAAGTAAGATTCCCTGATCCCCTAATGCGCGGTGAAAGGCTAAATTTCCTTGAAGATGATCCTAGGGACAGGTTCGGGTATTACGATAGACCCCCACTGCCAGAGTGGGACCATAGAGATCGTGGAAGGGATAACTTCTTTCATGAGAGGAGAGGAGGGTATGGAGGTAGGTTTTTGTCTCCACCTCCTCCATCAACAGTTCCTCCTCGTGGCTGGGCATCTCAAATCAGGGATAGGAGCAGGTCGCCAGTTAGAGGTGGGCCACAAGCTAAAGGTTATCCGCGTGATATGCATATGAACCGGAGACGAGATGACAGGCGTGCTCTTGGAAGGGATGCATTTTAG
- the LOC131021468 gene encoding uncharacterized protein LOC131021468 isoform X2 has product MRAGSVSPVRRRDAHHRSSPGFETFGGSSRGRGFRNERQPGRYRDYSPPYARGKDGGRFPGRGYDQSARGPGGPEPLRVEGVPRNNPNVRPREGDWYCPDPLCKNLNFARREHCNNCNRPRYALSGSPRRGGYLCPPFPPHERVPPPLLDHSPVRNMNGGYRSPPRGWPREASRDFRASGPLGRNEVRFPDPLMRGERLNFLEDDPRDRFGYYDRPPLPEWDHRDRGRDNFFHERRGGYGGRFLSPPPPSTVPPRGWASQIRDRSRSPVRGGPQAKGYPRDMHMNRRRDDRRALGRDAF; this is encoded by the exons ATGCGTGCAGGTTCTGTTTCTCCTGTCCGTCGTAGGGATGCTCATCATCGTTCTAGTCCAGGTTTTGAAACCTTTGGTGGTTCATCAAGGGGTCGTGGTTTCAGGAATGAGAGACAACCTGGTCGATATCGTGACTACTCACCCCCATATGCCCGTGGGAAGGATGGAGGTCGGTTTCCTGGTAGAGGTTATGATCAGTCTGCACGTGGGCCTGGAGGTCCTGAACCATTAAGAGTCGAAGGTGTGCCTAGAAATAATCCTAATGTACGACCAAGAGAAGGAGATTGGTATTGCCCAGATCCCTT AtgtaaaaatttgaatttcgcAAGGCGTGAGCATTGCAACAACTGCAACAGGCCCCGTTATGCTTTGTCTGGAAGTCCTAGGAGAGGAGGGTATTTGTGTCCCCCATTCCCCCCACACGAACGCGTTCCACCTCCTCTATTAGATCACTCTCCTGTAAGGAATATGAATGGTGGCTACAGGTCTCCCCCTCGTGGTTGGCCGAGAGAAGCTAGCAGAGACTTTAGAGCTTCTGGACCACTGGGAAGAAATGAAGTAAGATTCCCTGATCCCCTAATGCGCGGTGAAAGGCTAAATTTCCTTGAAGATGATCCTAGGGACAGGTTCGGGTATTACGATAGACCCCCACTGCCAGAGTGGGACCATAGAGATCGTGGAAGGGATAACTTCTTTCATGAGAGGAGAGGAGGGTATGGAGGTAGGTTTTTGTCTCCACCTCCTCCATCAACAGTTCCTCCTCGTGGCTGGGCATCTCAAATCAGGGATAGGAGCAGGTCGCCAGTTAGAGGTGGGCCACAAGCTAAAGGTTATCCGCGTGATATGCATATGAACCGGAGACGAGATGACAGGCGTGCTCTTGGAAGGGATGCATTTTAG